From Bradyrhizobium sp. 4:
CATCGGCGAGGACGGCAACGACGTTGCGCCGGGCGAGACCGGCGAGATCTACTTCCTCAACAATGACGGCAAGGATGCCACCTATCACTATCTCGGCGCCGAGCCGAAGCGCCGCGCGGACGGCTGGGAATCGCTGGGTGATATCGGCAGGCTCGATGCGGAAGGCTATCTGTATCTCGGTGACCGCCTCGCCGACATGGTGCTGCGCGGCGGCGCCAACATCTATCCCGCCGAGGTCGAGGCTGCCGTCTCCGCCTGTCCGGGCGTGCGCTCCTGCGTGGTGGTGGGATTGCCCGATCCGGAATTGGGCCAGCGCGTGCACGCCATCATCGAGCCGGAGGGCGATGCGGTCGGTCAGGCCATCGCCGACGGCATGGCGGATTTCCTCAAGGACCGGCTCAGCCGCTACAAGCATCCGGAGAGCTTCGAGATCGTCACGGCCCCGCCGCGCGACGATTCCGGTAAAGTTCGCCGCACCCTGTTGCGCGACGAGCGCGCGGCGTGGATGAAGGAGGGGCGCGCGTTCCGGGTTTGGCCGGCGAAGGCGCGGGTGGACGCAGAGTAAAGAGCGCACGCCGAGTAAAGACAATTACGGAAGGATTTTGGGACATGACCATCACCATCGCTGCGAACGCCGTGCCGAAGCCGCCGGCCGAGATCATCGAGGGTTTTCGCGGCGCGCCGACCTCGGTCATTTCGGACAATCTCGGCCGGCTGCCGGGCGCAGTGGGGCTAAAACCCTATCATCGCGGCGCCAAGCTGGTGGGCACGGCCTTCACGGTCCGCACCCGTCCTGGCGACAATCTCGCCATCCATCGCGCGCTCGAGTTGGTGGGCCCCGGCGACGTCATTGTGGTCGATGGCGGCGGCGATGAGACCCGCGCGCTGGTGGGCGAGATCATGAAGAATATCGCGCAATGGCGCAAAGCCGAAGGCTATGTCATCGACGGCGCGATCCGCGACGTCGCGGCGTTCGCGGCCGATGACTTTCCCTGCTACGCCCGCGCGGTGATCCACCGCGGCCCCTACAAGAACGGCCCCGGCGAGATCAACGTGCCTGTTTCGATCGGCGGCAGCGTGATCTCGCCCGGCGACATCGTCGTCGGCGACGAGGACGGCGTGGTGTCGTTTGCCGCCGCCGGTGCCGCGGCGCTGCTGGACGCCGTGCGCGCCCAGGTCGCGCGCGAGGAGGAGACGCTGAAGGCGATCCGCGAAGGCCGTTATCAGGGCTCGTATGGCAAATCCTGATCAGAGAAAAAGAAGGGGAGGATGGCGTGAGCCAGAAGGACGAATTCCACAATCTCGACGACACAGCCGACGGATTGTTTCGCGAGCTCGCGGCAGGCGTGACCACGCGCATCTTCTCCGGCGAGCAGGCCATGCTGTCGGTGGTGACCCTGGCGCCGCATGCGCAAGGCACGCTGCACCATCATCCCGAGGAGCAATGGGGCGTGCTGCTCGACGGCTCCGCCATCCGTGTCCAGGGCGATGAGGAGATTGCCGTGAAGAAGGGCGATTTCTGGCGCACGCCCGGCAACGTGCCGCACACCATGCGCGCCGGCCCCGACGGCGCTCGCGTGCTGGACATCTTCAGTCCGCCGCGGCCAGAATACAGAAAAGCGGGATCCGGTTTCGGAAAGACCTAAAGCGCCAAGAGCAAAAGCCGGGCGCGAGAAAACAGGGGAGGGATACCATGACGATCACACGACGGACGCTGCTCGCAGCGCCGGCTATTCTCGCGATGACGCCGGCGTTGGCGCAGGCTTCAAAAATCACGCTGGTGGTGCCGTTTCCGCCGGGCGGATCGACCGATGCGATGGCGCGGCTACTCCAGAGTCATCTGCAAACCAAGCTCAGCCGCATCGTCATCGTCGAGAACAAGTCGGGCGCCGCCGGCGCGCTCGGTGCGGCGCAGGTCGCCAAGAGCCCGCCTGATGGCTCGACGTTCCTGGTCACCTTCGATTCCCACGCGGTGATCCCCTCCATCCTCGACAAGCCGCCCGTCGATGTCGAGCGCGAGCTGATGCCGGTGTTGCTGGTCGGCACCGCGCCATATGTGATCGCGGCCGGTGCGGGCCGTCCCTACAAGAGCTTTGCCGACGTGGTGGCGGCCTGCAAGGCGACGCCCGGCGCGGTGAAATATGCCTCCGTCGGCATCGGCACGCTCGGCCATCTCGCCATGACCGTGCTCGGCAACAAGGCCGGCGTCGAGATCATGCACGTGCCCTAGCGCGGCGGTGGCCCCGCGATGAACGACGTGCTCGGCGGCCATGTCGATCTGATCGCGGGATCGGCGGCGCTGGTCGCAGCCCAGCTCGGCACCAACATGCTGCGCCCGATCCTGCAACTCGGCCGCGAGCGGCTGCCCGGCCTGCCGGATACGCCGACCGCGATCGAGGCAGGCTTCCCGGATTTCGAGACGCTGGCCTGGTGGGGCATCTTCGCGCCCACGGGCACGCCGCCGGACATCGTCGCCGGCCTCGCGACGGCATCCAAGGAGATCCTGAGCGAGCCCGCGACCGCCGCCCAGCTCAAGGAAACGCAGCAGATGACGCTGCTGCTCGAGGATGGTCCTGCCTTCAAGACTTTCTTCGACAAGCAGGTCGCCACTTGGGGCAAAGTGGTGAAGGACAACAATATCCGGGCGTGAGGCTGTCCGGCTGGCGTTTGCATTGATCGAGGTGAGGGCTTCCGATCCCGCCTCCGCTTTGATATGAAGCCCCGGTAACCCGCTCTGCGGGTTCCGCGGTCCCGTAGCTCAGCCGGATAGAGCGACGGTTTCCTAAACCGTAGGTCGCATGTTCGAGTCATGCCGGGATCGCCAGACTTTTCAAACGTTTAGCTAAAATCCCCGTCGGGTTTAGCCATTTTCTAGCCACTAACCTCGTAAGAAAAAGCCCCGTTTTGAAGCGGGGCCTTTGTCTCAATCTCGTTCTTTGACGATAGTTTTGCTGCGGGTGCCATCATCATGTTCTTTTTTGATGACGGTGGTGCGATCGGCAGGCTCGTGCTCTCTGACTACGGTTTCACGTTCACGAACAACATCGCGATCTCGGTCGGGGCTTTGACCAACAGTCACGCCAGCCCCAACTGGGCCGACGCCGACACCGACGCCAACTTCATCCGCGAGTGCGGGCGTGGCGAGCGCGCCCAATGCAGCTAATACCAGTAGGGCTTTCATCGACATCTCCTCTGTCCATTACAGAAAAGGAGCAATCCAGCCCTTTGGACGAAGTTCCTGAAGCGTTGCAAACCTCTCCGGAACTTGATCGGACACCAGGCCACTACCCGTTCAGTGGTGATGCCGGTGTCGCCACCGGCATCGTTCTGACTTAACGCTGACCCTTCTTTTCGTCCTGAGACAAGACAGAGGCTGCGAGCTTCTTCGATTCAGCAGCGGTCGGCTTTTTGTCGCCGCTGAGAACCTTGGATGCAAGGGTGGAAAGTTTGCTCGACGATTGCTTAGTAGCCATTTTAGTTCCGTTCATAATGCAAGGGAGAAATCTCCCTTCGTGAATGAGACAGACTTGACCGATTGGTAGGACTTCGATTCAATGAAGTCGTCTATCCACCCATCGACCTGCCTTGCCCGTCTCGGGTTTGTGGCAGGCTGAAAACTTCGAAGCCGCTTTGAGCCTTGCCGCTCGGGGCGGCTTCGTTGCTTCCAGTTCCATCGAAAGTACGGTACGCGCGTTACGCCCGTCAAGAACTAGTGCGAGTTCCTGAATCAAATACTAAATATGGTGGAAAGCCGAAGAAAACGGGGGGCTTAGCACCGCCTCGAACTGCGCCAAGCATCAGTGATTCCTCACATATTCGGAAGCGAAAAGAATCCCTATCCTCCGCTGAAATTTAGCGCTGTACCCACTGTTCACAGGCCCGGATTTTTTGAGCCGCAGGTTGTGGTCGCACCACAAGCTATTCTGGCGCTTCCGAATTGCGCCACGGCCGAATCAGATACCGTCGCCGCCCATGGCGACGATTGCAGAGCTACAAGCAAAAGGGTTCGAGGTTCAGTACCTCTCGCACGCAAGCGCGATTCTGACCGTTGATTTTCCGGATGCACTCACTGAGCTATGCTCGGTCCTGATCGATGCGACGATCCCGATTGAGGAGATCATCGCTGGCGGTGGTGGCGAGTCAAAAGGCACGCAGCGGCTTCGCAAAGCACTTACGGAATTGAAGTGGCCGAAGACCACGTTCACCGTGCAGAAGATCATCAATGGCAAGGAGCGCGAAGCGATCTCGCATGAAATCGATCACGTTCGTGACTTCGATGCTGGCACAATCGCGCTCGAAATCGAATGGAACAACAAAGATCCGTTCTTTGACCGCGACCTTGAAAACTACAAACGTCTGCACGCCGATGGTGCCATTTCGGTTGGCGTGATCGTGACGCGCGGCAAATCGCTACACGGCAACATGCGCGATCTCGTCAGGCGTTTTGTCGATGAGCGCAAGATCGAGAAGTTCGACGATCTGCGCGAATGGGGCTACGAGCCGACTTCAAAACAGCGCAATGCGATCAATAAGCGGATGACGCGCAAGAAGAAGCCCCTGACTTTTCAGGATGCCTTCATCGACAAATTTGTGAAGGATAAATTCGGCGAGGCAACGACGCACTGGCGCAAGCTCGAGGACCGGGTGCATCGCGGCGTCGGCAATCCGTGCCCGCTGCTGCTGATCGGCATGCCCGATTCGATCGTCACCTTCCACGAGGGCAAGAAGGCGCTTGAGGAGGTGCTGGAAGCGGAGGAGGACGAGCCGGAAGAGGCGGAAGCGTGACTACTCTGCGGCGATCTGAGAGTTATAGCCGTACGTCTTCCATGTCAGCTTGTAGTCCTCGGACTGGTTGCCCCAGACCGTCCAGCCCTTGCGCGGGCCGCGTGCGAAGAGCTCGAAGAATGGACCGGGTGAGCACTTCTCGATAATCGGGTACTGCTCGTCGGGCTTGCGGCTGTGTTCGCGCTTGCGAGTCGCCATGAAGTTGACCTGCGTGCGGCCGGGCGCAAGCGTCCGCGCATTCTTGCCACGCACCCCGAAGAGGAGAATCTCGGTCACGTTCCGGAAATAGAACCCGACACCACGCCCGTCCGGGCCGCCATCCTTCCGGATTTTGTGCCAGACGATATTTCCCTTGTACTTGAACCCCCACGCCTCCATGACCCGCAGGCCGTCTGGCAGCATGGCGTTAGGCACCCAGAGGTACAAATGCGACGTGTCGGCCGCAACCTTGCCAACGGGGAGAGCCTCGATGTCAGCAAGTGTCATCGTGTCGTACCGGGCGAGCCGCTTGTGCCCGGGTGCAATCTTGCCGGTCTTGTTCTGAAACTGCCATGGCGGGTCGGCAAGGATTGTGCCGAATTTCTTCCCATGCGCCGCTCGCAAAAGGTCACTCGTCGGATCTGTGCGATTCGTGGACATAAAATATCAGTAGATGAGGCTTGGACTCCCGTCAAAGCCGATGTGTTACGTGAGTAAAAATACAAGGGGACGGTGTACCGGCCGGTACTGGTCGTTCATGTAGGCGTTGGACTCGCTGCATTGAGAAGCTGTGATACCGCTGTCGTCACTTGCGAGGGAGCGAAGGGCTTTGTGATCAACACGCTGTTGGGCACACCGTAAGTGGCCCACTGGTCTTGGCTGTCGCCGGTCATGTAGACAACGGGAAGATCGGAATTTATCTCACGAGCGCGCCTCGCGAGATCCCAGCCCGTTGGTTTACCCGGAGCGAGGTTGATGTCGGTAACTAAAGCCCGATACGGAGCGTCGGGAGCATCAATCATGTCCCGGGCGTCTTCTGGCGTGGATGCCTGCGCAACCATGAAGCCACCATCAACGAGCGCTTCGCCAACGATGTCGTGAATGAGCGGATCGTCTTCGACTACGAGAACAACGACTACTGAGGTATCCATGCAAGCAGCTCCTGCCATGAAAGGCGGCGGGAGCTGTGCGGATAAGACGCTTCTCTCAAACGCTGAGTGCCAGTACTCGGTTCAGCGGCTGCCTCTTTTAGCATCGCAGTGATTAAATTTCAATCATTTTGTTCGTTCACAAACGAACTGCTGTTGAGTAACGTACTCATTTTGAGCAATCAACCTAGGCGTAGCTATCTGCTATCAATAGTTCCGATGCTGTTGACAGAGCGGTAGCAACTTTGTCTCTGGCTGATGGATGATCGGACTAACTCTTTCCGTCCGGATTTCTAACCTGCCAATTGCATCGACCCCGCAGATGCCGCCAGCGTTCTCCGGGACGACAAAGCAGCAGCGATCTTTGAGCTCGAGATGAGCGTCGTGTGCATTATTGCTCCCGAGCCTCCATTTGCCTCGACGGTCTTTGAAAAGAAAGCCGGTGTTGAAGGCAGAGTCTCTAACAGTCTGTCTGTAGTTTTTCGGGGTCGGCCACCAGTTGTTCATGTCGCGGAGTTCGGCGGTCATACCTTTGCTGGCGTCTGGTAATTATCGAACCACGCCA
This genomic window contains:
- a CDS encoding RraA family protein produces the protein MTITIAANAVPKPPAEIIEGFRGAPTSVISDNLGRLPGAVGLKPYHRGAKLVGTAFTVRTRPGDNLAIHRALELVGPGDVIVVDGGGDETRALVGEIMKNIAQWRKAEGYVIDGAIRDVAAFAADDFPCYARAVIHRGPYKNGPGEINVPVSIGGSVISPGDIVVGDEDGVVSFAAAGAAALLDAVRAQVAREEETLKAIREGRYQGSYGKS
- a CDS encoding cupin domain-containing protein codes for the protein MSQKDEFHNLDDTADGLFRELAAGVTTRIFSGEQAMLSVVTLAPHAQGTLHHHPEEQWGVLLDGSAIRVQGDEEIAVKKGDFWRTPGNVPHTMRAGPDGARVLDIFSPPRPEYRKAGSGFGKT
- a CDS encoding BglII/BstYI family type II restriction endonuclease; the protein is MATIAELQAKGFEVQYLSHASAILTVDFPDALTELCSVLIDATIPIEEIIAGGGGESKGTQRLRKALTELKWPKTTFTVQKIINGKEREAISHEIDHVRDFDAGTIALEIEWNNKDPFFDRDLENYKRLHADGAISVGVIVTRGKSLHGNMRDLVRRFVDERKIEKFDDLREWGYEPTSKQRNAINKRMTRKKKPLTFQDAFIDKFVKDKFGEATTHWRKLEDRVHRGVGNPCPLLLIGMPDSIVTFHEGKKALEEVLEAEEDEPEEAEA
- a CDS encoding MT-A70 family methyltransferase → MSTNRTDPTSDLLRAAHGKKFGTILADPPWQFQNKTGKIAPGHKRLARYDTMTLADIEALPVGKVAADTSHLYLWVPNAMLPDGLRVMEAWGFKYKGNIVWHKIRKDGGPDGRGVGFYFRNVTEILLFGVRGKNARTLAPGRTQVNFMATRKREHSRKPDEQYPIIEKCSPGPFFELFARGPRKGWTVWGNQSEDYKLTWKTYGYNSQIAAE
- a CDS encoding response regulator, which translates into the protein MDTSVVVVLVVEDDPLIHDIVGEALVDGGFMVAQASTPEDARDMIDAPDAPYRALVTDINLAPGKPTGWDLARRAREINSDLPVVYMTGDSQDQWATYGVPNSVLITKPFAPSQVTTAVSQLLNAASPTPT